The sequence ATAACAAGAGCTGTTTCAATATCACAATTGCGCACAGCACGTAATTCTGCCACTAATCTCGATAAACGAACTTCGTCAATTCGATTCCCGCTGTCTGTAGAGAGAGATTCTCCGGATATCTTAAATAAGACTCGTGTTATTTGCTTAGACATATTTCCTCTCGCTAATTAAGCTCCTATTTTCCATAAAATGAATTCCTTCACTTCGACGGAGTTTCCACTAGTTTTGCTGACCTCATTAATCAAGCCTTGAATAGTTACATCAGGGTTTTTAATGAAAGCTTGTTCTAGTAGACAAACATCTTGGAAGAATGTCCCCAACTTACCATTGATGATTTTATCAATAACTGCTTGGGGTTTTCCTTGTATTTGAGAAGAAATAACTTCTTTTTCTCTTGCTAGAGCATCTTCAGGAACACTTCCCTTATTTAAGAACAGAGGTTGAGCTGCTACGATATGCATCGAAATATCTTTCGCGAGGCTTTCTTTATCAGAAACTCCAGAAAGAATAGTTACAGAAACGGTTTTCCCGTTTCCATGAGAGTAGATGCCCACACTTTCATTAGTTGTTTTTGGCAAATACTTAATTCTATTGATGCGAATATTTTCTCCGACAGTTTGCATAGTTACAGCACGTAACTCATCTACTGTAAGGGAGGTATCTTGAGATGAAGGAAGTTGTAGTAATGCATCAACATTATCTACTTTATGGTTTAAGACGTCTTCAACAAGACCATCAACGAAAGTTCGAAAGACTGCATTATTTGCTACGAAGTCTGTTTCTACGTTAACTTCAACGACAGCAGTGCCGCGAGAATCGCTTTTTGCTGCGATAACGCCTTCTTTCGTTTCTCTATGTTCTTTTTTACTAGCTGAGGCAAGACCTAATTTACGTAAGTAAACTACAGCTTCTTCAAGATTTCCATTGCACTCGGCTAAAGCTTCCTTACATTTGGTTAACCCTACACCGGTTTGCTGTCTTAAGAGTTTGAGGGTTTCCATAGAAAAGTTGCTCATTAGTTAGCCTCATTACTGTCATATTTTTTTGCTAATAGATCTTCTTGACGATTGTCATCATCGGTTGCGTAGATGTCACTATCTTCACTCTCTTGTACGTCTAGAGTTTTAATTGGAGAGACAATCTCAATGCCAAGTTTTTTCTTAGTATCAATGATACTATCTTTAATAGTGCTAATGATTAAGCGAATGCTTTTTAAAGAATCGTCATTGCAAGGAATAACATAATCGATAGGGGTTGGGTCGCAGTTAGTATCTACTAAAGCCAATACGGGGATGCCGAGCTTTTTAGCTTCTGCAACAGCAATCTTTTCGTAGCTAGGGTCAACAACAATAACAAGACCAGGAGCTTTCTTTAGGTAGCGAATACCCTCAAGGTTCTTCAAT is a genomic window of Chlamydia psittaci 6BC containing:
- the tsf gene encoding translation elongation factor Ts, whose protein sequence is MSNFSMETLKLLRQQTGVGLTKCKEALAECNGNLEEAVVYLRKLGLASASKKEHRETKEGVIAAKSDSRGTAVVEVNVETDFVANNAVFRTFVDGLVEDVLNHKVDNVDALLQLPSSQDTSLTVDELRAVTMQTVGENIRINRIKYLPKTTNESVGIYSHGNGKTVSVTILSGVSDKESLAKDISMHIVAAQPLFLNKGSVPEDALAREKEVISSQIQGKPQAVIDKIINGKLGTFFQDVCLLEQAFIKNPDVTIQGLINEVSKTSGNSVEVKEFILWKIGA